The proteins below are encoded in one region of Apium graveolens cultivar Ventura chromosome 4, ASM990537v1, whole genome shotgun sequence:
- the LOC141720579 gene encoding serine/threonine-protein kinase STY13-like, translating to MGKPKSSSKKQPKHGIDFKLRAINVSLDVARGMEYVHALGYIHRDLKSDNLLISADKSIKIADFGVARIEVQTEGMTPETGTYRWMAP from the exons ATGGGGAAACCCAAGTCTTCATCCAAGAAGCAGCCTAAGCACGGTATCGATTTCAAG TTGAGAGCTATAAACGTGAGTCTGGATGTTGCGAGAGGGATGGAATACGTTCATGCACTTGGTTACATTCACAGGGATTTGAAATCTGACAACTTATTGATATCTGCTGACAAGTCAATCAAGATTGCAGATTTTGGAGTTGCTAGAATTGAGGTGCAGACTGAAGGAATGACTCCAGAGACAGGAACCTATCGCTGGATGGCTCC CTGA